The genomic DNA GCAAGGTCTGGGACATATTCCTGTCGTTGTCGGCGGTATTATACCCGATGAAGACGCCACAGTATTGGCCGCAATGGGTGTGGCGCGGATATATACGCCGAAAGATTTCCAATTGAATCGGATCATGGACGACATTGTAACTTTGGCTGATCCGCCTGGGGCTGACCTATCTGGCTCCAATCCAGCTGACGCCACAGCGCAATAAGTTCAATTTATAGCCATAATAGGCTATATTCTGCTGAAGGGACGAATTCCATTAGCTTTTAGTTTAGGATAGGCATTTCGGCATTTTCAAATGGCGTGTAATCTTTTACTGCCTAATTTATAATTGGAAGGACAACATTATGGCTATCGATCTCAAAAATATGTCGCGGAAGGAGCTTGAGAAGCTCGCGAGCGACGTTGGAAAGTCGCTTGAAAAGCATCGCAAAAAGGACCTGAAAAAAGTCCGTCTGGAAATGGAAAAACTTGCCGCAGCGCATGGTGTGACCGTCGAGGACATTATGGGCAACAAGGCAACTACCGAAGCCACCCCGAAGAAAGCCGCTGCAGTAAAAGCCAAATCGGCGCCAAAATACGCAGATTCTGCCGATAAGTCCAAGACATGGACCGGCAAAGGCCGCCAACCGGAGTGGTTTAAATCAGCGATTGCTGCTGGTCAGACACCAGAGAGCATGGCGATTTAATTTCGCGTCTCGCTTACTGACCAGTTCATTACAGTAATTATTTTTCTGGATATTACCGAAGTTTCCAGCACTAAAATTGGGATCGGCAGGGCGCCTGCCGATCCCATAAATCTACGGTGGTACGCACGCATCAAGTACCGCACCAACTGCATTATAAATTGAGCGCACCGCGTCTAAAAATAAATTGCCATTGCATCCCGTCTTGCATGACAATCTGCCCACCACATTGCAGGCCAGATTGGTAGCTCGCCGTTCTAATTCCGCTTAATCCGTTGGTGCACCTTACCGGAAAAGTTACGTTCGATCCCGCCCCACCAGGGCTGTAGCGCCCCTGACAGGTGGTGAGACCGTTCGAATCCTGGAACCAGCCGCCTTCAAACAACGTCGCTGTCGCGGTGCCGCGATAGATCGTGTTATTAGGGCCGACAACCGCCACCCGCCACCCGCCACCCGCCACCCGATGGGTCGCGACATCACAGGCGGCAAGTCCACCACACAGCGCGATAATAACAATTGATTTGCACCACATTTGAGGTCCTTTCATGTGTAACTTACCCGTATTGCTGAACAGCGTTCAGCAATTGACGAGTCCAGTTTTCCAGACGCCTTCTTTCACTTGATCCCCCACACACCACCGCCTAGCATCGCTAAAAATCAAGATAGAAAGAAGACGCAATGACCATTCATATTGGTGCTGACAAAGACGATATCGCTGACGTGGTCCTGATGCCCGGCGATCCTTATCGTGCGAAATGGGCGGCTGAAACGTTTTTGACAAACGCGAAATGCGTGCATGAAGTGCGCGGAATGTTTGGGTTTACGGGGATGTGGAACGGAAATCGCGTCACGATTCAGGGGTCGGGCATGGGCATGCCGTCCATGTCGATCTACGCTAACGAATTGATCCGCGATTTTGGCGTTCAGACCTTGATCCGCATCGGATCGTGCGGCGGCATGCAACCACACGTCAAAGTCCGCGATGTCATCCTCGCAATGACGGCAAGCACCGTCGGCACGCCAAGCTCAACGATCTTCAAGGAATTGAATTTCGCCCCCTGCGCGGACTACGGATTGCTTGCCGCGGCAGCTGAGGCAGCAAAATCAATGGACGTCGATGTCCATGTAGGCGGCATTTATTCGTCCGATACATTTTATGATGAACGCCCTGATCTGAATAAGGAAATGCAACGTCACGGTATTTTGGGTGTCGAAATGGAGACGGCAGAACTTTATATTCTCGCTGCGCGCTATGGGCGCCGTGCCTTGGGTGTGATGACTGTGTCCGATCACCTTCTGACGGGCGAAGCGCTGCCCGCGGATCAACGTGAAAGCAGCTTCGGCGACATGATTGAGATCGCACTGACGGCAGCGTTCGCCTGATTGTCACCAAATAGTCGGCCTCTACCGCCCGTGCGATCCGTCATAGGCGTTCCGCTTGGGGGGCGACCATTGCGCCAGCGCACCTGCGACGGGCGTGCGCACATTCATTTTCAGCGGATGGCATGGTGCGGTGTCACTGGTGTGTTCTGATCCGCAATCCCCACCCGGACAGGCGCTCAGGACCGCTAGCAGGTCAATTTCTGCAAAGAATTCGATGTAGTCATCCGGCCTAACGGGGGACGCTTTCATGAAATACTGCCCTGTGTCGCGGGTAAAGCCGGTACACATAAAGACGTTCAGAACGTCGTGAACATGCGGTTCAGCGCCCGCCAACGACATGTCCAAATGATCCGCCAACGCGCGCATCAGATTGGAATGACAACAATGATGGTAATCACTGCCCTGCAATAACCGCCCCGTATAAGGATCGCAGCGCGTTCCAATGACGTCATGCACCGACCCGCCAAATTCATCGATCCCATACCAGTCAAGGGTATCCGCAACGATGGTTGCCATCGGGCGCAACTGTGGGAAAGACGACCACAATCGGTCCCCCGTTGTCACATGTGTGCCGTGGAGCGCACGGGTCTTGCCGGAATAAAACCGCTCGGTCAGATCATTGGCATTAAACAGGTTAAGATCACCCACCTGCGGGCCGTTGATGCACGTAATGCGCAGGAAAGACCCCGCCGGAACCTCGATGCAGGCAGCGTCGCGCGGGGCGGCTACCGCCTCAGCCACTAACGCGGCACCCTCCGCCGCATGCTGATACAGCGCCAAATCAGGCTGCGGTAAATCCGCAATCGGATAACAAACAACGGGCGCGACGGCCCGTCGCGCGGCGGCGTCACTTGGTTCTATCATTCTTTTCCCCTGCCTTTGTCTCATAAATATCCGCCCCTTATGTATCAAACGCAGCAACAATATAGCTAATCTTCCCACCCATTTAATTCACGATAGGGCATGCAGGATAAAACCATCAACAACGCTTTGTTAGGGATGTATCACACTAAAGATTGCTCGGGACCACGTCGCGGTGTCAGTGGGGCGCTGGGGCATTGTCGCGCCAAAGCGGATGCACAAATTGCAAGATATGACACGCAGGTGCGCGATTAAAAGGGCGTATATGGCCCTGTTGCGGCCAGAGGCTAAGGGTGTGGTGGTCAGGGCTTTGGGCTGAGTATACTATGGGAACATCACCAAACGTGGCGGCACAGATCATCAAAACTAAAATCTTAATCTCGCACACACACTCTTGATGCGCTTGATACATAGGGCGCAAATATTCCTCCCAGAAGGTCCCTCAGCATAAAAAAACGACGCCCCCTCTTCAGGAGCGTCGCCTTTCGTCTATCAAACTTAAACACGCGCGGCAGCGCACATTTCTTCAGACTTAAACCGTGCGGTCGATCATCATCTTTTTAACATTAGCAATCGCCGCGGCGGGATTCAGACCCTTCGGGCAGGTCTTGGCGCAGTTCATGATCGTGTGGCAGCGATACAATTTGAACGGATCTTCAAGGTCATCCAAACGCTCACCCGTCGCTTCGTCGCGGCTGTCGGTGATCCAGCGGTTTGCGGTCAAAAGCGCTGCGGGACCAAGGAATTTGTCGCCGTTCCACCAATAGCTTGGGCACGCGGTCGAACAACATGCGCACATCACGCATTCATACAGCCCATCCAGCTTTGCGCGATCCTCGATGGATTGCTTCCACTCCTTCGCGGGCTTGTTCGTCTTGGTCTCCAACCAAGGCTTGACAGATGCATGTTGCGCATAAAAATGCGTCAAATCAGGGATCAAATCTTTTATAACCGGCATATGCGGCAGCGGATAGATTCTGATGTCACCCTTGACCTCATCCATTCCGTAGATACAGGCCAGCGTGTTGATCCCGTCGATGTTCATCGCACAAGACCCGCAGATGCCTTCGCGACAAGACCGCCGGAACGTCAACGTTGGGTCAATATCACTTTTGATCTTGATCAACGCATCCAGAACCATCGGGCCGCAGGTGTCCATATCTACGAAATACGTGTCCAGACTAGGGTTCTTTTCGTCGTCCGGGCTCCAGCGATAGATTTGCACTTTGCGCAGGTTTTTGGCGCCTTCGGGTTTGGGCCATGTCTTGCCCATCGTCATGCGGGAATTCTTCGGCAGGGTCAGTTGAACCATGGATCGGCTCCTGTTGGGTTATGTGAGCGCGGATGTCGCGCAGGTCACGGTCTCGGGTCGGGCAAGGATGTTAGACACGAGGCTAATGTTTTCGGGTGTCGCGCCTTGCACACCCAGCGCAATAAGCTCTGCGCCGGATGCGTTGTCGATGATGCAATTGGTCAGCACGATTGCTGCTGGTCCGGGTATGGTTTCTGCCACGATGGGTCCGACGACGGCTTTAGCGGCTTCGCGGCCTGTATCCACAGCAACGATTTGCGCAACATCGCAGGCAGACAACGTCAGGGCGGCGGCTGTTAAGGCGTGGATCAGTTTCATAAGGTTTCTCCGTTTCTCAATTTAGCGCAGCAAGGGTGGGCGAATGGGGGCGGCGCCTGTGCGATCAAAGACGCATTGCGCGTAAACCTCAATTGGATCACGTCCGGCGATGAAATCAGATGACACACCAATTTCAAGACTACCGAACTCACCCGTTCTGCTATTGGTACCGACGCTGACACGTCCCGTCGGGCCTTGCGCGGCTCTTGCTTTGTCTTCGCAAATTTCCGCCACCCGTTCGGGGGATACCAAAGCAGGGGTGCACGCTGCGAGCGCCAGAAGTAGGAGTGCGGCGCGGTACATCAGAATGTCCGCACTTTCGGCGCAATCCGCTTAAGGTCGATGCCACCTTCTTTTTCAGTCGACAGCGGTTTGGTGATAACCGGACGATGGCTCAGCGTCACCTTTGCCCCGTCCACATGGCTTATCGTGTGAACGCGCCAGTTTTTGTCGTCGCGCGTCGCGTAATCCTCATGGGCGTGGGCACCACGGCTTTCCTTACGCGCCTCGGCACTGACAATCGTCGCCAGCGCGTTCGGCATCAAGTTACCCAACTCCAGCGTTTCCATAAGATCAGTGTTCCAAACAAGCGAACGATCCGTAACATGGATATCGTCCATCTTGCCCGTAATTGAAGTCATCTTTTCGACGCCTTCTTTCAGCGTCTTGTCAGTGCGGAATACGGCAGCGTCTTCTTGCATCGCCTTTTGCATCTCAAGACGCAGATCAGCCGTTGGATTGGCACCGTTTGCGTGGCGCAACTTGTCAAAACGATCAAACGCCTTATCGACAGACGGTTTGTGCGTCGCAGGGATCGCCGCATCGCGGTCAACAACAGTCCCCGCACGGATCGCAGCCGCGCGGCCAAACACCACAAGATCGATCAACGAATTTGACCCAAGGCGGTTCGCACCGTGCACAGACGCACAGCCCGCTTCGCCGACAGCCATCAAGCCCGGCACAACAGCGTTCGGGTTGTCTTTGGTCGGGTGCAACACCTCACCAAAGTAGTTCGTTGGGATGCCACCCATGTTGTAGTGCACTGTCGGCAGCACGGGAATTGGTTCTTTGTTCACATCAACGCCAGCAAAGATTTTCGCGGATTCAGAGATACCGGGCAGACGTTCTGCCAGCGCTTCTTTGGGCAGGTGGTTCAGGTTCAAGTGAATGTGATCTTTGCCCGCACCCACACCGCGCCCTTCGCGAATTTCCATCGTCATGCAGCGCGATACATAGTCCCGCGGCGCGAGGTCTTTGTAGTTTGGCGCATAGCGCTCCATGAACCGCTCGCCTTCACTGTTGGTCAAATAACCACCTTCGCCGCGCGCGCCCTCAGTAATCAAACAGCCGGACCCGTAAATGCCAGTCGGGTGGAACTGCACGAATTCCATGTCTTGCATGGGCAAACCAGCCCGCGCGGCCATGCCACCACCATCACCGGTACAGGTGTGCGCGGATGTCGCCGAGAAATAAGCGCGGCCATAACCGCCCGTCGCCAAAACAACCATCTTGGCGTTGAAAACGTGCATCGTGCCATCGTCGAGTTTCCAACAGACAACGCCTGTGCAAACCCCATCATCCGACATAATCAGATCAATGGCGAAGTATTCGATGTAGAATTCAGCCTTCTGTTTTAGCGACTGGCCGTACAGCGTGTGCAGGATTGCGTGGCCGGTCCGGTCGGCCGCCGCACAGGTACGCTGCACGGCAGGACCTTCGCCGAATTCGGTGGTGTGGCCACCAAACGGGCGCTGATAAATTTTGCCTTCTTCGGTGCGCGAAAACGGCACGCCGTAATGCTCAAGCTCGTAAACCGCCTTGGGCGCCTCGCGGGCAAGGTATTCCATCGCATCCGTATCGCCCAACCAGTCAGACCCTTTTACGGTGTCATACATGTGCCACTGCCAGCTGTCGGGCCCCATGTTGCCAAGGGACGCTGCAATGCCACCCTGTGCGGCAACCGTGTGGGATCGCGTCGGGAATACCTTGGAAATACAGGCCGTCCGCAGACCTTGTTCGGCCATACCCAGCGTCGCGCGCAAACCTGCACCGCCTGCACCAACAACAACACAATCATAGTCATGAGTTTCGTATTCGTATTCAGCCATGGGAAATTTCCAGTCTTAAAGCCAGTCTTAAAGAGCGATGCGCACTATAGCGAAAACACCAGCCGCAGCGGCGCCGTAGCTAAGGCAGATAGAGCCGATGATCAGCGCCTTGCGGGCGAAACCTTGTACGTAGTCCTCAATCAGGGTTTGCACACCACCTTTGAAATGTAGGAAGCCGACAAGCAGCGTCAGAATGCCGACAATCGACGGAAATGGCCGCGCGTAATAGGCGCTCGCGTCCGCGTAGGACATGCCAAGTGCCGCGCCGTAGGTGAACACGAACAGCGGAATCAAACCTGTCAGCGCCACAGACGACACAATCATCTGCCAATGGTGTTCTGTGCCAGACTTTGCGGACCCCATGCCAACAGCGCGTTTACGATCAGTCAAAAATGCCATGATGCCAGCCCCCTACAGTACGATGACGGTGAAAATGGTCAGCAGAACCGACACAAGAATGATGAGCTGGCCCGCACGCTCCGACGATTGCACGTCCAGCATATGACCACTGTCCCAGATCAGATGCCGTACGCCAGCGAGCGAGTGATACCAAAGGGCTGCGACTGAACCGAACATGATAAGGTCGCCAAACCAACTGGTCATAAACCCGTTGGCGCGCGCGTATGCCTCTGGTCCGGATGCAAGTGCTGCGAACCACCACACGATCAACAGCGCACCAACGATCAACGCATTGCCCGTAAGCCGCGTAAAGATCGACGTCATAGACGTCCATTGCGGTCGATAGATCGTCAAATGTGGAGACAGCGGTCGTTTATCCCGGTTCACGTCGGCCATGTGTGGTCCTCAATTTGGTTACCCCGCGCCAGTATGCAACGGTATATATTGGACCCTTCTTAAAGGATTATGCGCCAGTGTCACGAAGCGGTCGCGCTAACAGGTGCGGAATCTTGTCGCGCTTTGGCGATTTCTTCAATTTGTGATCACAGTTTTGCGGCCAGTGATCACAAATAAACTTTATCTTAGGGCAATTCCCAAGCACGCCCCTCAGAAATCACCCCCATAGAAATTGGAATCGTCAGTTCACGGTAAAGTTTGCGGATGATCTGTTCAGGTCATTCATCCACGATTGCAAAACACGAAGCAGTCAGTGCCTCTCCGATTGCAGTTGAAAAATCGCGCCACAGGCAGGGCACGGTCGCGACCTCAAATGCAAAAGCATGCACGTCGTCGGGGTTGGTAGTTTTCGCCTAATTGATGACGACAGTTTGACGCCCCCTTCCGGTCCGTTGCGTCGGCGCGATCCGCCAGTGCCGCTGCCACCCCGTCCATCTGGATGCGGTATTCACGACCGTCCACCGACCCCGACACGTCCACGGCCAACGTCAATGCGATGTCGCAGGCAAACGCAGCGGGGGATGACAGGATATCGTTGTTAACAAACGCCAGCAGGAAGCCGATCACAGAGGCATCAGCGCCCAATAGTCCAAATCAAGCAACACATCGGGCAGGTATTTGCCATCCACGCCGCGCAATGCACCAACCGCGCCACCCTTTGTCGCCACCAGCCGCAAACGGATCGCGCCCACACCCGGCGCATCAGTTTTGGCAGTGTCCAAGACCTCAGACCACGCCCGCACTGTGTCGCCTGCAAAGCAGGGGTTGGCGTGCGCCCCTGCGTTGATCGCCACGACAAATTGCGCATTGGAAAGGCCATTGAACGTCAGCGCGCGCGCCAACGACATCACGTGCCCACCATAGATCAGGCGTTGTCCGTCAGGCCGCGATGTCACATCAAAATGCACCTTGGCCGTGTTCTGCCACAGGCGCGTTGCCAGCATATGTTCCGCTTCGGTCAGGGTTACACCGTCAACGTGATCGATGATCTCACCGGTTTTGTAGTCGCCAAGGCGGTGCGGCTCCCCCGCCAGTGGGAAATCGTATTCCGTGAAATCCAACCCCCGCGGGATCACCAAGTCGGACGCAGCAACCACGCCTGCCAGTTCAGGAATCACCGTATCAGGTGCCGGTGCGTCCAGATCACCCTTGCGCACCATCACCCAGCGCACGAACTGCATCACGACCGCGCCGTGTTGATTGGTGCCCGTGGTGCGCACATATAAAACGCCAGATTTGCCATTGGAATTCTGCTTCAATCCGATCACTTCGGAACTGGACCGGATTGTGTCACCCGGCCAAACAGACGCGAGCCAGCGGCATTCGGCGTAGCCCAAATTTGCAACGGCGTTCAGCGAAATATCCGGCACAGATTTACCGAACACGATGTGGAACGCGATCATGTCGTCCAGCGGGCTTTCGGCCAAGCCGCAGTTTTGTGCGAAAGCGTCTGACGAATGCAGCGCATGCTGCGCCGGATACAACATATGATACAGTGCGCGTTCGCCCCCCTGCACTGTACGCGGAACGGCGTGTTGGATGACCTCACCCAACCGGTAATCCTCAAAAAACCGACCCGAATTGGTTTTCGCCGCGCTCATTGTTGCCCAAGCTTCATATCGCGCGAATAAGCTGTATCCACGTCCTTTGTGACAGCCTGCCCCGCCCGCATCACCCCGTTGGCATGGTCATAAGCATAGGTCGGATCGCCATAAAGCACCCAACCCTTGGACAGCGCCAGACTGACCTTGTGGCAAAACTCGGATGTGTCGTCTTCGGTCAATAGACGGTAAATCAGCGGCATGTCTTATCCAAACGGGTTATAGCCGAGCCATATGTGAATGGCCGCGGCGATGCTGAAAACAACGAGCGTCGCCACAACAGCAATCACTTCAGATTTAATAGGTGGCGCATGATAGGCTCCGCGTGGGCCCGTCGCGCGGTTGATCAGAACCATTTTTGCCAGCGCCCAAATGCCAAGACCACCGAACAACACAAACGACGGTGTATCACCATTTACCAACAGATGCGCGACAGACCAGACCACAACAGACGTCAATTGCGGATGTCTAATCCAACGTGTGATGCGGGTTGATTTACCGGATGCGGCGAACAGATAAAACGCAAATATCATCAACAGATTGTTGATCCCCGTTCCAGCCCCGTTACGGCCCCAAAACACCATGCCATCTGCGGCGCGATACCCTAGAACCATCAGCACAATCGCAACGGCGGATGCGATCGCAACAATCGTGTTGCCTTTGTCGCCAAACGTGGCGCGGTGATCGGGGGCGACGCGTTTCCAGGCATGGGCGCCAACCCAAAGGTTCAGACCAAAGATAAGAACGATCATGAGGTTTCCAGTTTATTAATTGCGTCCGCTTTGGCCAACGTCGCGCGGGCAGTGACGATATGCAAGTTTTCAACGATCTTGCCGTCAACAACAGCGACCCCCTGCCCGCCCGCCTCAGCCTCGGCAAAGGCAGCAATCTGGCGCGTCGCCAGTTCAATTTCGCCCTGCGACGGCGCGAACGCGGCGTTCGCTGTCGCAATCTGTGCGGGATGGATCAGGCTTTTACCATCAAATCCGAAATCACGTCCCTGTTCACATTCAATTTTGAACCCGTCTTCATCCTTGAACGCATTATATACGCCATCAATGGCCACAATCCCATGCGCGCGCGCCGCCAACAAACACATCTGTAACGACGTCATCAACGCCGCGCGGGTTCGCGTGTTCAAATCCTTCGCCAAATCATTGGTGCCCATCACAAACCCTGCAATCTTGGGATGTGCCGCGATCTCAGCAGCGTTCAAAATTCCCAGCGGCGTTTCCATCATCGCCCAGATCGGCTTGTCGGTCAGCCGCGCCAGCGCATCCACATCCGCCGCGTTGTTCACCTTCGGCAGCAGCACCGCATCACACGCCATCGCGGTCGCGGCCATTGCATCATCCGCGCCCCAACCCGTGTCCAGACCGTTAATGCGCACAACGCGCAACCGATTGCCGTAGCCCCCCTTGCCCAACTCGTCGGCCAAAGTCGCCCTTGCCGCGACTTTTTCGTCCGGCGTGACTGCGTCCTCAAGGTCAAGCAGCAACACATCGACCGCCAGCCCCCGCGCTTTGTCCAGCGCACGCGGACGCGATCCGGGAATATATAGGGCAGATCGGTAGGGACGGGTCATGGCAGTGTCCTTGTAATAATATTGCGCGGAAAGGGCCAGATTACTTTCGATCTTGCAAGCCGAAAATGCCGCGACGCAGCGCAACAGTCACCGTGCAAGGGCGTTAACCATTTCTCAAAGGTTAACAGCGCAAACTTGATAACAGAATTTCACCATAATTTCCCGGATCTATCCGGCCCACGTTTAGGAGAGACCATTGGCCTTTAAAATGCTGACATGTGCTGTCGTTCTGTTTGCCTCAACCGCCTCAGCCCAGTCGCACAATTGCGCGGATCATGCGATGGTCGTTGATCGGCTGGCGTCCGGTTACGGTGAAACACGCCAGTCCATTGGCATCGGCGCGGACAACACCGTGGTCGAAGTCTTTGCGTCGCTGGAAACAGGAACATGGACAATCGCAGTCACGCAGGCCGGTGGGCCGACCTGCCTTGTCGCCAGCGGGGCTGCGTTTCAGGTTCTCGCAGAACCCCTGCCCAACACCGATAGCGGCGCTTAACCCAACACCCCATCCCAGATCAATTTACATGAAATCGCCAATAGCGCCCATGTGACGATGCCAAAGAAAACCTTGTCAGGCAGCACGCGTATCAGACGGTAGCCGACGTAAACGCCAATCACCGCAGGGGCCAATAACATCGCTGCAACGCGCAAGTTTTGTGGATCGAATTGCCCCAAAAAGTAATAGGGCACGACCTTCGTGAGGTTCATCATCGCAAAAACGATTGTCGTCGTGCCTGCAAAAGCCAATTTGGTCAGGCCCATCGGCATGGTCCAGATTTGCCAGGGCGGGGCCCCTGCATGGCTTACAAAACTGGTAAAACCCGCAATTGTTGTCCAAAAAACGCCGCGCGCCCATGTCGGCGCGCGCGGCGCCGCGTCTGCCCTGTGACGCAGTAAAAAATTCAGCGCAAACAAAGCCCCAATCACACCAATCAGCACCCGCACCAGATTTTCGGACACAATTTCGGCTGTCGCCCAGCCAATCGAGCAACCGAAAATCGTTCCCACAGCTGCGATTTTCAGCAGGTCACGGCGAAACTGATGGCGGTAGGCCCAGACCCCGAAAATATCCGAAAACAAGAATACTGGCAGCAACAGCCCTGCCGCCGTTACAGGTGAAATAACCAGTGAAAGAACAGGCACTGCCAACATCGAAAATGCCGGCAATCCGCCTTTGGAAAGGCCGGTGCAAACCGCTGCGACCACGGCCAACGACCAAAAGAGTGTTCCATCCACGACGTGGCCTTTCTGCAAAGGTAAAAATTGGGGGAATCACATGCCGGACACGATCCGTGCCGCCAATCCGACTTCATTTTGGGCCAACGTTAACGCAAACATTTACCTACAAACAATGCCCTGAGACGATCAAAGTCGCGCCGCAGCGCAGCACGCTTGCACGGGCGGGCCCAAAGGATTAGGCAAGCCCCAATTAAAATAAGACCAAATCCCGAACGACAAAGGACCCATTCAAAATGGCCAGACCTAAAATTGCTCTGATCGGCGCCGGCAACATCGGCGGCACCCTCGCCCACCTCGCAGCAGTCAAAGAACTCGGCGATGTGATCTTGTTCGACATCGCTGACGGATTGCCACAAGGCAAAGCCCTCGACATCGCAGAATCCGGCCCCTCCGAAGGCTTTGATGCGAAGATGTCCGGCACATCCGATTATGCCGACATCGCTGGCGCAGACGTGTGCATCGTCACCGCAGGCGTGGCACGCAAGCCAGGCATGTCGCGCGACGACCTGCTGGGCATCAACCTTAAGGTTATGAAATCTGTCGGGGCCGGCATTGCGGAACACGCGCCGAACGCATTTGTGATCTGCATCACCAACCCGCTTGATGCGATGGTTTGGGCGCTGCGCGAATTTTCCGGCCTGCCGCACCATATGGTTTGTGGCATGGCAGGTGTGCTGGACTCAGCGCGTTTCCGCCACTTCCTCGCCGAGGAATTCGGCGTGTCGATGCGCGACGTCACTGCGTTTGTTCTGGGTGGTCACGGCGACACAATGGTCCCACTTGCCCGTTATTCCACAGTTGGTGGCA from Octadecabacter antarcticus 307 includes the following:
- a CDS encoding HpcH/HpaI aldolase/citrate lyase family protein; translation: MTRPYRSALYIPGSRPRALDKARGLAVDVLLLDLEDAVTPDEKVAARATLADELGKGGYGNRLRVVRINGLDTGWGADDAMAATAMACDAVLLPKVNNAADVDALARLTDKPIWAMMETPLGILNAAEIAAHPKIAGFVMGTNDLAKDLNTRTRAALMTSLQMCLLAARAHGIVAIDGVYNAFKDEDGFKIECEQGRDFGFDGKSLIHPAQIATANAAFAPSQGEIELATRQIAAFAEAEAGGQGVAVVDGKIVENLHIVTARATLAKADAINKLETS
- a CDS encoding sulfite exporter TauE/SafE family protein produces the protein MDGTLFWSLAVVAAVCTGLSKGGLPAFSMLAVPVLSLVISPVTAAGLLLPVFLFSDIFGVWAYRHQFRRDLLKIAAVGTIFGCSIGWATAEIVSENLVRVLIGVIGALFALNFLLRHRADAAPRAPTWARGVFWTTIAGFTSFVSHAGAPPWQIWTMPMGLTKLAFAGTTTIVFAMMNLTKVVPYYFLGQFDPQNLRVAAMLLAPAVIGVYVGYRLIRVLPDKVFFGIVTWALLAISCKLIWDGVLG
- the mdh gene encoding malate dehydrogenase, producing MARPKIALIGAGNIGGTLAHLAAVKELGDVILFDIADGLPQGKALDIAESGPSEGFDAKMSGTSDYADIAGADVCIVTAGVARKPGMSRDDLLGINLKVMKSVGAGIAEHAPNAFVICITNPLDAMVWALREFSGLPHHMVCGMAGVLDSARFRHFLAEEFGVSMRDVTAFVLGGHGDTMVPLARYSTVGGIPLPDLIDMGWTTQDKLDAIIQRTRDGGAEIVGLLKTGSAYYAPATSAIEMAEAFLKDQKRVLPCAAYVDGALGLNGMYVGVPTVIGAGGVERVIDIKMNRDEQAMFDSSVGAVKGLVDACKGIDPSLT